In Aerococcus loyolae, a genomic segment contains:
- the purR gene encoding pur operon repressor, whose amino-acid sequence MKMKRSHRLVDMTHYLLNNPYRTISLPFFVDRYQAAKSTISEDVGIVAEQFKLSNIGIVETIAGASGGVIFRPKVEKDKAMEYMNQLTAKLTDKQRILPGGYFYFSDVLGNPYDLRHIGNIIASAYYGQSIDVIMTMATKGISMAQAVANFLNVPFVIVQREAQLTEGSTVSVTYVTGNDEVKKMALTKNNLSADQNILIVDDFMNGGGTMNGMLSLVEEFDCHTIGAVVFGEADNQKNYIDYPYKSLIKVKKTSDNLDVAGIELGSLFD is encoded by the coding sequence ATGAAAATGAAGCGTAGTCATCGTTTAGTCGATATGACCCATTATTTGTTGAATAACCCTTATCGAACGATTTCCTTACCCTTCTTTGTTGACCGCTATCAAGCAGCCAAGTCAACCATTTCTGAAGATGTCGGCATTGTCGCTGAACAATTTAAGTTATCTAATATTGGTATTGTTGAGACTATTGCTGGAGCCAGTGGTGGTGTCATTTTCCGCCCTAAAGTGGAAAAAGACAAGGCCATGGAGTATATGAATCAATTAACCGCTAAGTTGACTGATAAGCAACGTATTTTACCGGGCGGTTATTTCTATTTTTCTGACGTTTTAGGCAATCCCTATGATTTACGCCATATTGGTAACATCATCGCTTCCGCTTATTATGGACAGTCGATTGATGTGATCATGACCATGGCAACCAAGGGGATTTCCATGGCCCAAGCAGTTGCCAATTTCTTAAATGTCCCCTTTGTCATCGTTCAACGGGAAGCCCAATTAACGGAAGGGTCTACTGTTTCAGTGACCTATGTAACGGGGAATGACGAAGTGAAAAAAATGGCCTTGACTAAAAATAATCTCTCGGCCGACCAAAATATCTTAATTGTTGATGACTTTATGAATGGGGGCGGCACCATGAATGGGATGCTCAGTTTAGTTGAAGAATTTGACTGCCATACCATCGGAGCGGTCGTCTTTGGCGAAGCTGATAATCAAAAGAACTATATCGATTATCCCTATAAGTCCCTCATCAAGGTTAAAAAGACATCTGATAATTTAGATGTGGCGGGGATTGAGTTAGGGTCCTTGTTTGATTAG